A genomic segment from Nicotiana sylvestris chromosome 1, ASM39365v2, whole genome shotgun sequence encodes:
- the LOC104241860 gene encoding bifunctional protein FolD 4, chloroplastic-like isoform X2 — MASSPVTMMKIKVHDCSPPSTAAARLLPFFRRHQIHFRSSVGPLQNPCFPRTIITRASRSSFSSSSVITASMTTEASAKVIDGKKIAKDVRDEITAEISRMKDSIGVVPGLAVVLVGDRKDSATYVRNKKKACEAVGIKSYEVCLPEDSTEEEVLKYISGFNDDPMVHGILVQLPLPSHMNEQNILNAVCIEKDVDGFHPLNIGRLAMRGREPLFVPCTPKGCIELLHRYNVEIKGKRAVVVGRSNIVGTPAALLLQREDATVSIVHSRTKKPEEITRQADIIISAVGQPNMVRGSWIKPGAVIIDVGINPVEDATNPRGYRLVGDVCYEEASKVASAITPVPGGVGPMTIAMLLSNTLLSAKRIHNFK, encoded by the exons ATGGCGTCATCTCCGGTAACAATGATGAAGATAAAGGTACACGACTGCTCTCCGCCGTCAACCGCCGCAGCTCGGCTCCTACCGTTTTTTCGGCGCCACCAAATTCACTTCCGTTCCTCTGTGGGTCCCCTTCAGAACCCATGTTTTCCCAGAACCATCATCACGCGTGCATCTCGCTCATCTTTTTCCTCTTCCTCCGTCATCACTG CCTCAATGACTACTGAGGCATCAGCAAAAGTTATTGATGGGAAAAAAATTGCAAAAGATGTCAGAGATGAAATAACTGCTGAAATATCTAGGATGAAAGATTCGATAGGTGTTGTTCCTGGCCTGGCAGTTGTACTTGTTGGGGACAGGAAGGATTCTGCAACTTACGTCCGCAACAAGAAAAAAGCTTGTGAAGCTGTTGGGATCAAATCGTATGAAGTGTGTTTGCCTGAAGACTCAACAGAAGAAGAAGTTCTCAAGTATATCTCAGGCTTCAATGATGATCCTATGGTTCATGGAATTCTTGTTCAGCTACCGTTACCCTCT CATATGAATGAACAGAACATCTTAAATGCTGTTTGCATTGAGAAGGATGTGGATGGATTCCACCCACTAAATATTGGCCGGCTAGCGATGCGAGGTAGAGAACCATTATTTGTTCCATGTACACCTAAAGGATGCATTGAGCTGCTGCATCGGTATAATGTGGAGATCAAGGGGAAAAGAGCTGTTGTTGTTGGCAGGAGTAATATCGTCGGAACGCCGGCTGCTCTGCTTCTGCAG AGGGAAGATGCCACTGTCAGCATTGTCCATTCCAGAACCAAGAAACCTGAGGAGATCACGAGACAAGCAGATATCATAATCTCAGCTGTAGGTCAACCAAACATGGTTAGAGGCAGCTGGATCAAGCCTGGGGCTGTGATTATTGATGTCGGGATCAATCCTGTTGAG GATGCTACAAATCCTCGTGGCTATCGGCTAGTTGGAGATGTTTGTTATGAAGAGGCCAGCAAAGTTGCTTCAGCTATCACTCCTGTTCCTGGGGGAGTTGGACCCATGACTATAGCAATGCTTCTCTCTAATACTTTGTTATCAGCAAAGCGAATTCACAACTTCAAGTGA
- the LOC104241860 gene encoding bifunctional protein FolD 4, chloroplastic-like isoform X1 — translation MASSPVTMMKIKVHDCSPPSTAAARLLPFFRRHQIHFRSSVGPLQNPCFPRTIITRASRSSFSSSSVITASMTTEASAKVIDGKKIAKDVRDEITAEISRMKDSIGVVPGLAVVLVGDRKDSATYVRNKKKACEAVGIKSYEVCLPEDSTEEEVLKYISGFNDDPMVHGILVQLPLPSHMNEQNILNAVCIEKDVDGFHPLNIGRLAMRGREPLFVPCTPKGCIELLHRYNVEIKGKRAVVVGRSNIVGTPAALLLQREDATVSIVHSRTKKPEEITRQADIIISAVGQPNMVRGSWIKPGAVIIDVGINPVEDATNPRGYRLVGDVCYEEASKVASAITPVPGGVGPMTIAMLLSNTLLSAKRIHNFNTVQYSHC, via the exons ATGGCGTCATCTCCGGTAACAATGATGAAGATAAAGGTACACGACTGCTCTCCGCCGTCAACCGCCGCAGCTCGGCTCCTACCGTTTTTTCGGCGCCACCAAATTCACTTCCGTTCCTCTGTGGGTCCCCTTCAGAACCCATGTTTTCCCAGAACCATCATCACGCGTGCATCTCGCTCATCTTTTTCCTCTTCCTCCGTCATCACTG CCTCAATGACTACTGAGGCATCAGCAAAAGTTATTGATGGGAAAAAAATTGCAAAAGATGTCAGAGATGAAATAACTGCTGAAATATCTAGGATGAAAGATTCGATAGGTGTTGTTCCTGGCCTGGCAGTTGTACTTGTTGGGGACAGGAAGGATTCTGCAACTTACGTCCGCAACAAGAAAAAAGCTTGTGAAGCTGTTGGGATCAAATCGTATGAAGTGTGTTTGCCTGAAGACTCAACAGAAGAAGAAGTTCTCAAGTATATCTCAGGCTTCAATGATGATCCTATGGTTCATGGAATTCTTGTTCAGCTACCGTTACCCTCT CATATGAATGAACAGAACATCTTAAATGCTGTTTGCATTGAGAAGGATGTGGATGGATTCCACCCACTAAATATTGGCCGGCTAGCGATGCGAGGTAGAGAACCATTATTTGTTCCATGTACACCTAAAGGATGCATTGAGCTGCTGCATCGGTATAATGTGGAGATCAAGGGGAAAAGAGCTGTTGTTGTTGGCAGGAGTAATATCGTCGGAACGCCGGCTGCTCTGCTTCTGCAG AGGGAAGATGCCACTGTCAGCATTGTCCATTCCAGAACCAAGAAACCTGAGGAGATCACGAGACAAGCAGATATCATAATCTCAGCTGTAGGTCAACCAAACATGGTTAGAGGCAGCTGGATCAAGCCTGGGGCTGTGATTATTGATGTCGGGATCAATCCTGTTGAG GATGCTACAAATCCTCGTGGCTATCGGCTAGTTGGAGATGTTTGTTATGAAGAGGCCAGCAAAGTTGCTTCAGCTATCACTCCTGTTCCTGGGGGAGTTGGACCCATGACTATAGCAATGCTTCTCTCTAATACTTTGTTATCAGCAAAGCGAATTCACAACTTCAA CACAGTACAGTACTCTCATTGCTGA